The genomic interval TAGGAGGTATCATGTTTGATACCTTATCAGAATCATCTCGTTTCCAGTATCATATTTAATACCGATTTGGTATCTTATTTGATACCTCGTCATAATCATCTCGTTTTCAGTATCAGATCTGATACTGATAAGGTATCGTGTTTGATACCTCATTGAAATCATCTCGTTTCTAGTATCAGATCTGATACCAACGAGATATCATGTTTGATACCTTGTTTGAATCATCCCGTTTTAAAACAGGATCTCGTATGGTAGCGGTCCCCTTTACTTTTTTCTAGTCAATGATAGTAGAGAGGAACATGACAAAGaccattatctaaaacaagGGCATGTTtatttcctaaatttttttacaaaaacatcacatcgactctttggacacttaaatggagcattaaacatagatgaaaaaactaattgcataattaggaggaaaattgtgagacaaatcttttgaacctaactagtccatgattagtcataagtgttacagtaacttacatgtgctaatgacggattgaatagacttaaaagattcatctcgcgttTTTCCgacgagctatgaaattcgttttttcatttgtgtctaaaaatgacacctaaaaattttctttttgcaaactaaacagagCCTAAGTGTGcagtatcaaatttttttaaaactgttttaataaataattttattactaaacctcggagaaaaatatttttactctaTGAATattttggccacgccaatgTTGATGACGTGGCAAGATAATATTACACACAGAGTATTTGGCGTGGCAGGCTTGCCACGCCATCGACACAGGCGTGGTAGCATTGTCTTGCCATACCGGTGACAATGGCATGGCAAGCCTGTCACACCAAATACTCTGTGTGACAGCGTTATCCTGCCACACTAATATTGGTGGCGTGACCAAAAGGTtaatacggtgaaaatatttttttctaaggtttagtaataaaattatttattaaaatagtttaaaaattaaaaaaatctgcaGTAGCATGTTGAGCATTAGATACTCAATCTCATTCTCCgttcaaaaaatattgtatataaGGAAAAAGGTGCAATTACAGATACTTTATCttattctatataaaaacaatataagaTGAAATggtgataaaatattaataaaatatatatggataatacGATATAGATGTTACCTTAAAGTGATAACTAATATCAAGAGAATATCTATATTAGATATTAGATGACTATCTAAATAGCAACATAGATAATTAAATTTGGTTGAGCtacttagagcaggtacaataacatgctataagccagctataagcatattttaaagagataagaggggagagagaaaagaagtgagctactaatttatagccagctgtacaCGGGCTCCAggacaaaatatgtatatgacatgtgagaccatgtattgatgttttggaggtaactattatatgagttggctattagattgactataaaaaaattagaaccagtagttggctataatattaaacttgctcttataatgCTCTAATCACCTGGTAGGAGAGCTGATCGAGGGGATTAATCCTAACCCTAGGTCCAGCAGTCTATGGTGCTCGTCTGCTCgataaggccatgtttagtttccaaaaagtttctccaaaaacatcatatcgaatttttggatatctaaataaagcattaaacatagatgaaccaaaatactaattgcacagttatgtaaaaatcgcgagacgaattttttaagactaattagtgcatgattagccataagtgctacagtaaccaacatatgctaataatagattaattagactcaaaagattcgtctcgtggtttccaggcagaatctgaaatttatttggtaattagactacgtttaatacttcaaacgtgtgttaaaaacttgataagatgttttttaaaaaatttgcaaactaaataaTCCCTAAGTCGATGTGCAATCGAAAGACTATACAGTCTACGGGAGTAGTATGTCAGTCCTTTTTCTCCTAACTGCACTCGAAAAGAAACGAGTAGGAGaagttcacaaaaaaaaaaaaaagaacgagtAGGACAAAATTAAATTGCTTGTTTGGGACTTCGGCTTGGCCCAGCTAGTCATGGGCCGTTGATTTGCCTATTAAATTCGGTAACATACTGGCAACATTACGACTACGGGAACGTTCAAATAGAATATGTACGCTATAAATTAGATGATACTATTGGCGCTGCATGGCGAGGGATAGCGCGGGCGAGAGATCACCGCCGGCAAGCAGCGTGGAGGAGCATGAAgaagacgacgccggcgagcagtGCGTGGCGCCTGCCGGCGTTGGTGCACGAAGCAACATGGAGGAACGGCGCCAGCGAGCAGACGAGCGGAGGCGGACGTACGCATGCCATCCAGGACAAAATTCCGTCGTGTAGACTTTTGTGTACTGGCCATGCTGATAGGGACTATAATTTGGCCATTAATTGTTGTTTACTTGTCATCATCACTCGGCGATATGCTTAGCTAAAACAAAATACTCCGTAATATGCATGAATATCCGGCATCAACCAGACAGTAACGTAACAATTTGAACGCcgactttttattattttgaaatttgaaaatgaaaacaCCAGATACACCTACAGTACAACATCTTCAGATGATCACATCCTTGATCCAGCATCCAACAAGACCCGAAAAACAAACTCAGAGATTTAAGttacaccaccaccacaaatTTAAGAACACACCGATAAATATGTGTCGAATAGCCAAGTAAATTAGAATGCGCAAACTTATAACACCAAAAACAATGAAACGACTCTGATGATGAGATGCGAAAATGATCGAGGAAACAATATACATGCACGCATGCATCCACGATGGCGTATGCATGCAGAGCACATATGTTGTTTATTTGCAccggctggccggccggccggtcgggTGATCGCCGGCGAGCTTGTTAGCCGTCGAGACCGAAGTGCTTCCTCATGGCACAGGCGAACTGGTACACGTGCTCGGGCTCCGGCAGCGACGCCGCCACGCACGCGTTCTCCCGGAGGCACCGCTCCGCCCACGCCGCCAGCGCCGGGCACTCCTCCGCCACGGCGAACCGGCCGAACCGCTCGTACGTCAGGAACCACGGCGTGAAGGGCGCCAGCGCCACGTCCACGTACCcgagcgcctcgccgccgaagTACGCCTTCCCGCCGAGCTCCGCCTCCAGCGTCCTCAGCGCCGCCACCAGCCCCTccctcgcctcctccaccgccgccgcccccgccgcgcccgccggcgacctccACACCCTCCCGGCGCACTCCGCCAGCTTGGTGTCGACGTACGACGCCCAGAACCTGGCCTGCGCGCGGTCGTGCGCGCCGGCGGGGAGCAGCGATTCGCCGGCCCCGGCGAAGGCCTCATCGATGAACTCGAGGATGACGAGCGACTCGCACACCGCCCTGCCGTCGACGATGAGGACGGGGATCTTGCCGTGGACGGGGTTGGAGGAGAGCAGCAGCGCGCTCTTGGCGGCGAGGTTCTCCGGCCTCTCCTCGTAGGCGACGCCCTTCCTCTTCAGCGCGATGCGGACGCGGTTGCCGAACATGCTCCACTTGCAGTTCAGCAGCACCACCTCgctctgcttcttcttcttctctccctccattgccgcctccctcccttgAGCTTGCTTAGCTAATTACCTCCTAATTAAAGGGTTAATTGGGCGCTTCTCTTGGCGCTTGGCCAGCCCGTATTTATACAAACGTATTAcgatttgtttttatatataataacagATATATATCTTCCTCGTAAGAGACGTAAAATTTTCTTGTGGCTTTGTATtcgaattttgtttttctttttgcttggTATTACTGTATTAGCATATGCTAATTGGTGTCATCGATCTGAACCCATTGGTTGCACCGTTGACAATtccattgatttttaaagttgCTAATCTGGAAGGACTTTGGTTTCTACGGCGCCGCTCGATGTGGCCTTTGTGTGTGTTGGTGTGCGCGCCTTGTGGCTAAGCTGCGTGTTTTGTTTTGTCCTTCGCCGCACGGTAGGCTactggacggcggcgccgcacgCGTTCGGGAGCTGAGGTCCGCTTAGTCACCGCCTACGTCACGGGGTACGGCTCGATGGATTCTGGACGTCCATCTGACTGTGGACGGTCCAGATCgacgtccgtccgtccgtccgatGAACGCCGTGCTTTCCTACATGCCCATCATCAAAGCCCCAGGTAtgctccaattttttttaaaaaaaacgtaAACAAGCTCCTAATTGTTAAAGTTTAAACATCAGACCAACACTAACCCAATGCACATGTGAACGATGATGTATGGTTCTAAGACTAAACCATAGTCGAGTAAATCTTACTAGCTATTAGATgtaattgattaattgatcCATTTAAATCAATTAAGTCGAATAAAATCCAAGACTCATGATACTATGAGTGATGTGCatttatctatatctatactaatataaaaagcgtgagttatattttttctacgcACACCCAGCAAAATCTACACAAACTTTTACTTATCAATCCACAACCATGGGATTGTCACAGTTCAAATCTTCTTACTATGTTTCTCTCTAGCAATCCTACGCAGGATATACCTCCGATCTATGTGTGGCCCACACCCGGTGACAGCTCCTAGCAAACAAAATCCCCACAAACAGCTCCCACAAATTCCGTCGTCTTAAATCTATGTTGATCCAATCATCCAAACTGCCACCGAACCCCACTCCAATCCATCGACACAATCATCGCCCCTCCTCTGCTCCAATGTTTCCTCGCCGTTCCAACCAAGTCGCTGCATGGTGGTCGCCCTCAGTGCTCCATCGACCGCCCCCGAGTTGAACCTCCGCTCCAAGATGGCACCCTAACCGTTGCACGCCCGGATGGAGGAAATGGTAGAGGGGTTCACTCCGCAGGAGGCAAATGTCAGTAAGCTTTATCCAGAGCCTGCAATCGGTTAGCTAGCTGATTTGATGGCCCTGCGTTCTTACGATTTGCAGAATGTCACACTGATTTGGTAGAGAATAAACAAAGTGTAAGTATAGTTCCTAATCTTCTGTTGGTACCTTTATTGTTTTCTCTGTTGAGATCACAAACGAATTCACAAGGTAAGATTATGCCGCATGTTAGCaggtatttttaattttgattaatgtacttTGTTGTGTAGATAGTAAGGCTAGGGGGTTCTGGAGCCGTGGAATCCAATACTATAACCtgaacatttgaccatttgtcagtatatttgcacaaaaggGAGAAGCACATGTACCCACTGATGTATGTATACGACGTTCGTAGCTCCACCAGGTTACTTTCTTTGTTACACGATAAATAATGATTAAAACATTTATGTGTAAGACTCATATCTGAATGCGGTGTTGTTAGCTATGATGTCTAGCAGATTAAAAATTGCTTAACTCTATGGTTATTCTATTTAAGCTGGAAATTATTATCTTCGTAATGTATGTTCCACTtcatataacaaaatatatgggTGTAGGtggaactatgtatttttgttCGAATGCCGATGACAGGTAATATCTGAAGGTAGGAATTTTGTTCTATGTAGTTTGGTAATTCAAATGGTAAGATTTATATCAATGGTTGGATCAAATTATATGTACTTAAGTACTGGTGCATCCCACCGACCTATTAGTAACTTGCCTTCTACTTTATTCATGTGttcattttcctttatttaCATGGATCTTTTTCAGGTTGTGAGGTCAAGGATGCAATCAAGGTTTCTGAACCATTTTATTCTTTCATCGAATCGTTTTTAGGTTTCTGAACCATTTACATGGATCTACTGTAAGAAATGTGATCtcattttattgttttattagGTTGTTAGACCAGTGATGTCATgccaaagaaaatatattttctttcttgatcTTCTAGGGGTATAGAAGGAATATGCTGCTACCTATATTGTTGAGTCATATTCAAGAAATAGAGCTGTGTGGCCTATTAGGATTGACagctggttttttttttgagtttatcGGTTATTTTGCTTCaacaaatttacaaattagTGATGTCTACTCATAACTTCCTTGCTAATAAACAGGGAATTCCTTCAAATTACTGTATCCAGTGGCCAAATAGTGGCTGATTGTTCAATTAAGTTCAATAAGAATTGATCTGTATGTATTGTTCAAATACTTAAAAGTGTTACATTCTACATCCATATAGATTGATTAACAAACGCAGtgattgtattatttttaacaaactaaatttttttgaactaaCAATCATTTTGCTGCACCTAtgaatcatatattttctatagcCACAACATTATCAACAAGAAGAGATCCCTTTCGACAACGTCAGATGCTGCACATCACCGATGGATGTGAATGGTGCTTTGGTCAATTGGTCATGTACTGCCAATTCCCCAGGACTTCACGCTTGCAGAGATGCTACTTTAGGTCAATATTTTACgaatacaaaattaattagctCTTACTTAGgaagttattattattatccaaaattttacaGACCTATCATGAAGCCGGTATCACCTGCACTTTGTCGCTTTCCTCCCTTTTAAAGCAACAAATTTAGAGTTGTGTCTTTGCTCATGAATTTGACATTTTAAAGCAACAAATTTAGTTATAACTGGCATAACTAAAGTGAACTAACTTAATTGATATTTTGGATCTTTTCTTGGGAGAAGCTATGAACTAAATTCAACAAAGTTTTGCCCAACTCCAATCCCTGTAGCTACTTTGAAGTTTCAAGGTTTGTAtgcataaactatttttttgggCAGGATGGATGTCACATTGagatagatatatatgtttaactagCATGCATTTTCATTGATAAGGAAGATCATATAACTGTGCAGGGCTAAATTTTGGTCCGAGCTACAGATCTTGATGGCCTGGTGATACTAGATGTATGCATTAATTCTGTTATGCTGAATGTAATTCCCATGCATTCAGGATAAATTGGATGCATTTTTTGCTGGTCTACTGGATGTGTGCTTTCTTTACCAGTTCTATGTTTATATAACTTTGTTTAGCTTGTAAAATTTAGTTCTTGTAGTATTGATTCTACTGGAAACTTACTCCTGATTTATTTGTGCATGCAGGTTCCATGGAAGTGCCACTCTCTCTGGAAGTCTGAGCTCATAATTTTCAAGGGCTCTGCGCATTGTATAACCTTTAGAACTTTATTATATGCACATACTGTTTAGTACATGCACTTCTGTTTTTGTTGTAGCATACAAAGTTACGGGTGACGATGTGGCCCATTGTGAATTTTCGGAattctaaatatgtaaagattactcttgtcatttttttggcAAGGTTTTTGCAACTTACTAACAACTGAGtcaggaaaataaaataaaactatgtcatattaacaataatttatatgttgcAACTCTCAAACAAAAGAGACTAGGAAGCTTCGATTGTATATTTGCTGGCATGTAACACATGTGGACTTTTTTGTTGTATATTTGCCTTTTGCATAGGGGTATACACAAAGAAATTTGTGGAGTACAAAACAAACTTGTTATTTCAGTTTTTGCAATACCTAGGTTTCCTGATATTTGCATATCTTTCTAAGTAACTTTCctattggaaaaaaatatcaattatcTTTAGAGCTTGCAGAAAATAAGtattcatcatattttagCTGCCACTTCATGCTATCTGATGTCGCTCGACTGACAGCACTACACAACAAATATAGGGGATTGATTGCACAACACATGTAGGGGATTGCGATCCTTTGACTTTGCCTGGATGCACAAAAAAGATTTCTATAGAGATCATCATTCGAATTGTCAATTTAACATAGTCATTAAATAATGTGCTTACCAAAAGAATTAACTATGTCATTAGTTCATGGGTTATCAACGGAAAGATAATGGTGTTAGAATGATAACACCCTCAATAACAACTAATGATGATTGGTTAATGGTGAAGTAGTGGATGATGGATGATGGCTGATTAATGCTAATCAATTACTATATTCCTCTTCATATTTAATGAGACCATCGATTTTTgctgaccatttgtcttactaaaaattatataattattaattattttgttacgtATGAGCAATATACTAgtcaaatgtttatttttcatctataacTATATTGCAACGCATCGGCAATATCCTAGtcagataaaaaaagagagagtagCTACGAAACTATGTAAGATATACTCCCTTGATAAAgttcatttttagtttttggatacgatatttgactcttcgtcttttaaaattttctgcaattaatatttttatttattagatgataaaacataaataataatttacatatgatttttttaaaaaagttttttatacttttttaaatGAGACGGATGGTGAACGTATAAACCGAAAATGATGTTTTTTGACGGATGTAGCGATAAAACTCCAGACACACAAGCTAACCATCTCGGCCTCTCTTCATTTCCCGGCCCACGCAG from Oryza brachyantha chromosome 3, ObraRS2, whole genome shotgun sequence carries:
- the LOC121053960 gene encoding probable glutathione S-transferase parA, with amino-acid sequence MEGEKKKKQSEVVLLNCKWSMFGNRVRIALKRKGVAYEERPENLAAKSALLLSSNPVHGKIPVLIVDGRAVCESLVILEFIDEAFAGAGESLLPAGAHDRAQARFWASYVDTKLAECAGRVWRSPAGAAGAAAVEEAREGLVAALRTLEAELGGKAYFGGEALGYVDVALAPFTPWFLTYERFGRFAVAEECPALAAWAERCLRENACVAASLPEPEHVYQFACAMRKHFGLDG